The Gilliamella apicola genome window below encodes:
- a CDS encoding L-ribulose-5-phosphate 4-epimerase, translating into MFTQLKERVLAANLLLPYYQLVTFTWGNVSEIDRDNGVIAIKPSGVPYDKLTTEDIVIIDLDGKKIEGKLNPSSDTQTHIELYKTFEQIGGVIHTHSRNATIWAQAGLDIPALGTTHADYFYGDIPCTRLLTPTEITNNYELNTGKVIIEEFNKRNIDFMAIPSVLVSGHGPFGWGKNADDAVHNAVVLEEIAAMALATRNLNIGIKIQQELLDKHYYRKHGKNAYYGQT; encoded by the coding sequence ATGTTTACTCAATTAAAAGAACGCGTTTTAGCCGCAAATTTATTATTACCTTATTATCAACTTGTAACCTTTACATGGGGAAATGTATCAGAAATTGATAGAGATAATGGTGTCATTGCCATTAAGCCATCTGGCGTTCCTTATGATAAATTGACAACAGAAGACATTGTCATAATTGATCTTGATGGAAAGAAAATTGAAGGTAAACTAAATCCTTCAAGCGATACCCAAACGCATATTGAACTTTATAAAACGTTTGAACAAATTGGCGGAGTTATTCACACTCATTCCCGTAATGCAACAATTTGGGCACAAGCAGGATTAGATATCCCTGCTTTAGGAACTACTCATGCAGATTATTTTTATGGTGATATTCCTTGTACGCGCTTATTAACACCAACTGAAATAACTAATAATTATGAACTCAATACGGGGAAAGTCATTATTGAGGAGTTTAATAAACGCAATATTGATTTTATGGCAATACCTAGTGTTCTTGTGTCTGGGCATGGTCCTTTTGGATGGGGAAAAAATGCTGATGATGCCGTACATAATGCGGTTGTTTTAGAAGAAATTGCTGCTATGGCACTAGCGACCCGCAATCTGAATATCGGTATTAAAATCCAACAAGAATTATTGGATAAACACTATTATCGTAAGCACGGTAAAAATGCCTATTATGGGCAAACTTAA
- the era gene encoding GTPase Era has protein sequence MTKTTQHCGFVAIVGRPNVGKSTLLNQLLGQKVSITSRKAQTTRHRIIGIDTQDNDQIIYIDTPGLHIEEKRAINRLMNRAASSSIGDVELVIFVVEGTHWNDDDEMVANKLKDCKCPVLLVINKIDNVIDKTQLLPHIQEISQKVNFLDVVPISAEKGDGVDIIKKIVKTHLPEGEHHFPEDYITDRSQRFMASEIIREKLMRFLGDELPYSVTVEIEQFKVDERNGMYRINGLILVERDGQKKMVIGNKGEKIKKIGIEARKDMQTFFDNKVHLELWVKVKAGWADDERALRSLGYSDD, from the coding sequence ATGACAAAAACAACACAACATTGTGGATTTGTCGCCATAGTAGGTCGACCAAATGTAGGTAAATCAACATTATTAAATCAACTACTAGGCCAAAAAGTTTCTATAACATCGCGTAAAGCGCAAACAACACGTCACCGAATTATTGGTATTGATACTCAAGATAATGATCAGATTATTTATATTGACACTCCGGGCTTGCACATAGAAGAAAAAAGAGCGATTAATCGTTTAATGAATCGTGCTGCAAGTAGCTCAATTGGTGATGTCGAATTAGTAATTTTTGTTGTTGAAGGTACACATTGGAATGATGACGATGAAATGGTTGCCAACAAACTTAAAGATTGCAAATGCCCAGTATTGTTGGTAATTAATAAAATTGACAATGTTATCGACAAAACTCAATTATTACCGCATATTCAAGAAATCAGCCAAAAAGTTAATTTTCTTGATGTCGTGCCAATTAGCGCTGAAAAAGGTGATGGCGTTGATATTATAAAAAAAATTGTTAAAACACATTTGCCAGAGGGCGAACATCATTTTCCGGAAGATTATATCACCGATCGCTCTCAACGATTCATGGCGTCCGAAATTATTCGTGAAAAGTTAATGCGCTTTTTAGGTGATGAGTTGCCATATTCAGTTACGGTTGAAATTGAACAATTCAAAGTTGATGAACGTAATGGAATGTATCGTATCAACGGCTTAATATTAGTTGAAAGAGATGGTCAAAAGAAAATGGTCATTGGCAACAAAGGTGAAAAAATCAAAAAAATTGGTATAGAAGCCCGCAAAGATATGCAAACATTTTTTGACAACAAAGTACATTTAGAGCTTTGGGTTAAAGTTAAAGCGGGTTGGGCCGATGATGAGCGCGCATTGCGTAGCTTAGGTTATAGTGATGATTAA
- the rnc gene encoding ribonuclease III has product MMKKFNQIQQSIGYQFNNLALLELALTHRSANKLHNERLEFLGDSILSFVIANELYERFVKQDEGDLSQMRATLVCGQTLAEMGKEFKLGDYLILGQGELKSGGFRRDSIISDAVEAIIGAIYLDSNIETVRRLILTWYQTRLNQIQPGIKQKDAKTRLQEYLQGIHCERPCYLILEVTGDNHEQEFLIQCKLENDSREYLGRGLSRRKAEQAAAQEALNQLGIK; this is encoded by the coding sequence ATAATGAAAAAATTTAATCAAATACAACAATCAATTGGTTACCAATTTAATAATTTAGCTTTATTAGAGTTGGCACTTACTCATCGTAGTGCTAACAAGTTACATAATGAACGTTTAGAGTTTTTAGGTGATTCGATTTTAAGCTTTGTGATAGCTAACGAACTATATGAGCGTTTTGTCAAACAAGATGAAGGTGATTTGAGTCAAATGCGTGCAACACTTGTTTGTGGGCAAACACTGGCTGAAATGGGTAAAGAATTTAAATTAGGTGATTATCTTATTCTTGGTCAAGGCGAGTTAAAAAGTGGCGGCTTTCGTCGTGACTCGATTATTTCTGATGCCGTTGAAGCTATTATTGGTGCTATTTATTTAGATAGCAATATCGAAACAGTACGACGCTTAATTTTGACGTGGTATCAAACTCGATTGAACCAAATTCAACCTGGTATTAAACAAAAAGATGCCAAAACACGCTTACAAGAATATCTGCAAGGCATTCATTGTGAGCGCCCATGTTATTTAATTCTTGAAGTAACAGGTGATAATCATGAGCAAGAATTCTTAATTCAATGCAAACTTGAGAATGATAGCCGTGAATATTTAGGGCGAGGTCTAAGCCGTCGCAAAGCCGAGCAAGCAGCTGCTCAAGAAGCACTTAATCAATTAGGTATAAAATGA
- the lepB gene encoding signal peptidase I gives MAGTFAIILTVATLITAIFWFLEKFRWKPARQRKVEEVRKQHNGEIDGKILAEVGKPKGWVESISSFFPVLFVVFVIRSFLFEPFQIPSGSMMQTLLIGDFIAVQKYSYGLRDPITNTVLISTGHPKRGDVAVFKHPNNPQMDLIKRVVGLPGDKIVYLINEKKVLIYPACQTNDANCVGGQKSEPLDLHYTQPQPSNWKEVHQEFKTSPNFYTLEQYADKGIVDSQSVVALNMNIQQETLGDKPHEILTTQGSHEDPNYFYRQNGQPIATWIVPKDHYFMMGDNRDNSGDSRYFGFVPEQNFVGRATAIWISFEKQPDEWPTGIRFSRIGGIH, from the coding sequence ATGGCTGGGACATTTGCCATAATACTAACAGTAGCTACATTGATTACAGCAATCTTCTGGTTTTTAGAAAAATTTAGATGGAAACCAGCAAGACAACGAAAAGTTGAAGAGGTTCGCAAACAACATAATGGCGAAATTGATGGGAAAATACTTGCAGAAGTAGGTAAACCTAAAGGTTGGGTTGAAAGTATATCATCCTTCTTTCCTGTTTTGTTTGTTGTATTTGTGATTCGTTCATTTCTATTTGAACCTTTTCAAATACCATCAGGTTCAATGATGCAAACTTTACTTATTGGTGACTTTATTGCAGTTCAAAAGTATTCTTATGGATTGAGAGATCCTATTACTAATACAGTATTAATCTCTACAGGTCACCCTAAACGAGGTGATGTTGCTGTATTTAAACATCCAAATAATCCTCAAATGGATCTGATTAAACGGGTTGTTGGATTGCCTGGAGATAAAATTGTATATCTCATTAACGAGAAGAAAGTACTGATTTATCCTGCTTGCCAAACTAATGATGCAAATTGTGTTGGTGGACAAAAATCTGAACCATTAGACTTACATTATACGCAACCACAACCAAGCAATTGGAAAGAAGTGCATCAAGAATTTAAAACAAGTCCGAACTTTTATACATTAGAGCAATATGCAGATAAAGGTATTGTCGATTCTCAATCTGTTGTCGCACTTAATATGAATATACAACAAGAAACGTTAGGCGATAAACCTCATGAAATTTTAACCACCCAAGGTTCACATGAGGATCCTAATTATTTTTATCGCCAAAATGGTCAACCAATTGCTACATGGATAGTACCTAAGGATCACTATTTTATGATGGGTGATAATCGAGATAATAGTGGTGATAGTCGTTATTTTGGCTTTGTACCTGAACAAAATTTTGTTGGACGTGCAACAGCAATTTGGATCAGTTTTGAAAAACAACCAGATGAATGGCCAACAGGCATCCGATTTAGCCGTATTGGTGGTATACATTAA
- the lepA gene encoding translation elongation factor 4 translates to MNKNIRNFSIIAHIDHGKSTLSDRIIQICGGLSDREMEAQVLDSMDLERERGITIKAQSVTLDYHANDGQTYQLNFIDTPGHVDFSYEVSRSLAACEGALLVVDAGQGVEAQTLANCYTALDMNLEVVPVLNKIDLPAAEPERVAEEIEDIVGIDASNAVRCSAKTGVGVADVLEQLVKDIPPPEGDSNAPLQALIIDSWFDNYLGVVSLIRIKNGELHKGDKIKVMSTGMTYNVDRLGIFTPKQVDKETLNCGEVGWVVCAIKDILGAPVGDTLTLAKSPADKPLPGFKKVKPQVYAGLFPTSSDDYEAFRDALGKLSLNDASLFYEPENSGALGFGFRCGFLGLLHMEIIQERLEREYNLDLITTAPTVVYEVLTTSNEIIYVDSPSKLPAVNNIQELREPIAECNILVPQNYLGNVITLCVEKRGVQTNMVYHGNQVALTYEIPMTEVVLDFFDKLKSTSRGYASLDYSFKRFQIADMVRLDVLINGERVDALALITHRDNAPYRGRELVEKMKDLIPRQQFDIAIQAAIGNHIIARSTVKQLRKNVLAKCYGGDVSRKKKLLQKQKEGKKRMKQVGNVELPQEAFLAILHVGKD, encoded by the coding sequence ATGAATAAAAATATCCGCAATTTTTCAATCATTGCTCATATTGACCATGGTAAATCAACGCTTTCAGATCGTATTATCCAAATTTGTGGAGGACTTTCTGATCGCGAAATGGAAGCACAGGTTCTTGATTCAATGGATCTTGAACGTGAACGTGGTATTACAATTAAAGCACAAAGTGTTACGTTAGATTACCATGCAAATGATGGTCAAACATATCAGCTTAATTTTATTGATACTCCTGGGCATGTAGACTTTTCTTATGAAGTTTCTCGTTCACTTGCAGCATGTGAAGGCGCATTATTAGTTGTTGATGCAGGACAAGGCGTTGAAGCGCAAACCCTTGCAAATTGCTATACGGCTTTAGATATGAATTTAGAAGTTGTTCCAGTGCTTAATAAAATTGATTTACCTGCGGCAGAACCTGAACGTGTAGCTGAAGAAATTGAAGATATTGTCGGTATTGATGCAAGTAATGCGGTTCGTTGTTCTGCCAAAACAGGTGTGGGTGTGGCAGATGTATTGGAACAATTAGTAAAAGATATTCCTCCACCTGAGGGAGATTCAAATGCGCCACTACAAGCACTAATTATTGACTCATGGTTTGATAACTATTTAGGCGTCGTATCTTTAATTCGTATCAAAAATGGCGAATTACACAAAGGTGATAAAATTAAAGTTATGAGTACTGGCATGACTTATAATGTTGATCGTCTTGGCATTTTTACACCTAAACAAGTTGATAAAGAAACTTTAAATTGTGGTGAAGTTGGCTGGGTAGTTTGTGCCATTAAAGATATTTTAGGGGCGCCAGTAGGTGATACTTTAACATTAGCTAAAAGTCCAGCAGATAAACCACTACCTGGTTTTAAAAAGGTCAAACCTCAAGTTTATGCTGGTTTATTTCCAACCAGCTCTGATGATTATGAAGCATTCCGTGATGCATTGGGCAAATTAAGTTTGAATGACGCATCGCTATTTTATGAACCAGAAAATTCTGGCGCTTTAGGATTTGGTTTTCGTTGTGGTTTCCTTGGTTTATTACATATGGAGATCATACAAGAGCGTCTGGAGCGCGAATATAATCTTGATCTTATTACTACAGCACCAACAGTAGTTTATGAAGTTTTAACAACTTCAAATGAAATTATTTACGTTGATAGTCCTTCTAAACTTCCAGCAGTAAATAACATTCAAGAACTACGAGAGCCAATCGCCGAATGTAATATATTGGTTCCACAAAACTATTTAGGTAATGTAATTACATTATGTGTTGAGAAACGTGGTGTGCAGACTAATATGGTTTATCACGGTAATCAAGTTGCATTGACTTATGAAATTCCAATGACAGAAGTAGTTTTAGACTTTTTTGATAAATTAAAATCTACTTCTCGTGGTTATGCTTCATTGGATTATAGTTTTAAACGATTCCAAATTGCTGATATGGTACGATTAGATGTATTAATCAATGGTGAACGTGTTGATGCATTAGCATTAATTACTCACAGAGATAATGCGCCTTATCGAGGACGAGAATTAGTGGAAAAAATGAAAGACCTTATTCCTCGTCAGCAATTTGATATCGCTATTCAAGCCGCTATTGGTAATCATATTATTGCTCGTTCAACGGTTAAACAATTACGTAAAAACGTATTAGCTAAATGTTATGGTGGTGATGTTAGCCGTAAAAAGAAACTTTTACAGAAGCAAAAAGAAGGTAAAAAACGCATGAAACAAGTCGGTAATGTTGAGTTACCACAAGAAGCGTTTTTAGCTATTTTACATGTGGGAAAAGATTAA
- a CDS encoding MucB/RseB C-terminal domain-containing protein has protein sequence MNCSFYLNKLKIKQSIKFIITLFLLLFTFTAYAENTDKALELLNSMHKAVKTSNYQIHLLSQDKDQYATTYEYSHLGSEKQDDIKAQLLYLEGPAKEIILNNGITSYFQPDSASFSITSPRITEAFPDVIYNDFSQLVDIYDFILLGKTRTANRSAQLVKIIAKDKDRYSYIIWIDDENYLPLRIDLLDQNGEIIGQQKVVDLDEKFDPKEIKEYIDSRNYPILLSIEKQNDILDVWHLAWLPKGFKEIAAYNVNFYNSDIATKLFSDGVFSFTVNVSSEQSNQLNQLIMQGDRTIFSTNINNKNIIIIGNLPKVTIERIAQNIVEK, from the coding sequence ATGAATTGTTCATTTTATTTAAATAAACTTAAAATTAAACAGAGTATAAAATTTATCATTACTCTGTTCTTGCTCTTATTTACTTTTACTGCGTATGCGGAAAACACCGATAAAGCATTAGAGTTGTTGAATAGTATGCACAAAGCTGTTAAGACAAGCAATTATCAAATTCATTTGCTTTCTCAAGACAAAGATCAATATGCTACCACTTATGAATATTCTCATTTAGGATCAGAAAAACAAGATGATATCAAAGCTCAATTACTTTATCTTGAAGGTCCAGCAAAAGAAATTATTCTCAACAATGGAATAACCAGTTATTTTCAACCAGATAGTGCTTCTTTTTCTATAACTAGCCCACGTATTACCGAAGCCTTTCCCGATGTGATTTATAATGATTTCAGTCAATTGGTTGATATTTATGATTTCATTTTATTGGGTAAAACTAGAACAGCTAATCGCAGTGCGCAATTAGTAAAAATAATTGCTAAAGACAAAGATCGTTATAGTTATATTATTTGGATTGATGATGAAAATTATTTACCTCTTCGAATTGACTTGCTTGATCAAAATGGTGAAATTATAGGTCAACAAAAAGTAGTTGATTTAGACGAAAAGTTCGATCCAAAAGAGATTAAAGAATATATAGACAGTCGCAATTATCCTATCTTATTATCAATTGAAAAACAAAATGACATATTAGACGTTTGGCATTTAGCATGGTTACCTAAAGGGTTTAAAGAAATTGCTGCTTATAATGTTAATTTTTATAATTCTGATATTGCAACTAAATTGTTTTCAGATGGTGTGTTTTCCTTTACAGTTAATGTGTCTTCGGAACAATCAAACCAGTTAAATCAGCTTATTATGCAAGGTGATAGAACAATTTTTTCGACAAATATTAATAATAAAAATATTATTATTATTGGTAATTTGCCTAAAGTTACTATTGAACGTATAGCCCAAAATATTGTCGAGAAATAA
- a CDS encoding RseA family anti-sigma factor, whose protein sequence is MQTEQKQQLSSLMDGELKDDHFIDAVSKDEDLQACWHRYHVVRSAMRGELHSSTLTLDISKQVAQAIADENLYFEMTDQPIPNEVNIPKAENLFWHRIKDAVAKVSQVGLAACVTLAIIAGVQYQQGQSDNLNGAPTLNTLPVGVNVAPVGGIQQQHNDQQLFEKRQYDKIRLLVQDYELQKRLNAH, encoded by the coding sequence ATGCAAACAGAACAGAAACAGCAACTTTCATCCCTTATGGATGGTGAGCTTAAAGATGATCATTTCATTGATGCTGTATCAAAAGATGAAGACTTACAGGCATGTTGGCATCGCTACCATGTTGTAAGATCAGCTATGCGTGGTGAGCTACACAGTAGTACATTAACTTTAGATATTTCAAAGCAAGTTGCTCAAGCTATTGCTGATGAAAACTTATATTTTGAGATGACAGATCAGCCGATCCCAAATGAAGTCAATATACCAAAAGCTGAAAATCTATTTTGGCATCGTATAAAAGATGCGGTGGCAAAAGTCAGTCAAGTTGGATTGGCGGCTTGCGTAACGTTAGCAATTATTGCTGGTGTTCAATACCAACAAGGACAATCAGATAATCTAAATGGGGCTCCAACACTGAATACTTTACCAGTTGGAGTCAATGTTGCACCTGTTGGTGGTATTCAACAACAACATAACGATCAACAATTATTCGAAAAAAGACAATATGATAAAATTAGATTGCTTGTTCAGGATTATGAGTTACAAAAAAGACTTAATGCTCATTAA
- the rpoE gene encoding RNA polymerase sigma factor RpoE encodes MGEQITDQVLVDRVLNGDKNAFNLLVVRYQNKLAHLVSRYVSASEVPDVVQETFIKAYRSLSLFKGESIFYTWLYRIAVNTAKNYLISQGRRPPSSDIDASEAESYDSAESLRDIDNPESLVLSKEVGKVVFEAIEALPDDLKTAITLREIDGLSYEEIAEIMGTPVGTVRSRIFRARDIIDEKIKPLITD; translated from the coding sequence ATGGGGGAGCAAATAACAGACCAAGTATTAGTTGATCGCGTATTAAATGGGGACAAAAATGCGTTCAATTTGCTTGTTGTTCGTTATCAAAATAAACTCGCTCATTTGGTTTCTCGCTATGTTTCAGCTTCTGAGGTTCCAGATGTTGTGCAAGAAACTTTTATTAAGGCTTACCGCTCTTTAAGCCTATTTAAAGGTGAAAGTATATTTTATACATGGTTGTACAGAATAGCAGTTAATACAGCAAAAAATTATTTAATTTCTCAGGGGCGTCGGCCTCCATCATCAGATATTGATGCAAGTGAAGCCGAAAGTTATGACAGTGCAGAATCTTTAAGAGATATTGATAATCCAGAAAGTTTAGTACTTTCAAAAGAAGTTGGAAAAGTTGTATTTGAGGCAATTGAAGCGTTACCTGATGATTTAAAAACAGCTATTACATTGCGTGAAATTGATGGTTTAAGTTATGAAGAAATTGCCGAAATTATGGGTACACCTGTTGGTACAGTAAGATCACGAATTTTTAGAGCCCGTGATATTATTGATGAAAAGATTAAACCATTAATAACTGATTAA